From a single Francisella halioticida genomic region:
- the gdhA gene encoding NADP-specific glutamate dehydrogenase — MNAQKYIDSVIAQVEKRDGHEKEFIQAVKEVFSTLKPALEQNPKYIEENILARIVEPERGISFRVPWVDRNGDVQVNRGFRYQFNGAIGPFKGGIRFHPSVYSGIIKFLGFEQVFKNSLTTLPMGGGKGGADFDPKNKTEQEIMNFCQSFMMELQRHIGPSKDVPAGDIGVGGREIGYMYGQYRRIRNSFENGVLTGKSLESGGSLIRPEATGYGAVFFLDEMLKHNGETMEDKTIVTSGYGNVAWGVCKKVAQLGGKVVTISGSKGFVHDPEGITTEEKIEFLLKIRNGEKTMQDYAKEFNASWHPGEKPWGIKSDIAIPAATQNEIDVEEAKKLIEAGVKYVVEASNMPTTNEAIKFLMKKGINLAPGKAANAGGVAVSGLEMSQNSARLSWTSEKVEAKLQQIMANIFHACKFASSKYDLGYNLVAGANLAGFEKVADAMIQQGRY; from the coding sequence ATGAATGCTCAAAAATACATTGATAGCGTAATTGCTCAAGTAGAAAAAAGAGACGGTCACGAAAAAGAATTTATTCAAGCTGTGAAAGAAGTATTCTCTACTCTTAAGCCAGCTTTAGAACAAAATCCTAAATATATCGAAGAAAATATTTTAGCTCGTATCGTTGAGCCTGAAAGAGGCATTTCTTTCAGAGTTCCATGGGTTGATAGAAATGGTGATGTTCAAGTAAACAGAGGCTTTAGATATCAATTCAACGGTGCTATAGGTCCTTTTAAAGGTGGTATTAGATTCCACCCTAGCGTATATTCTGGAATTATTAAGTTCCTAGGTTTTGAGCAAGTTTTCAAAAACAGTTTAACTACACTTCCTATGGGTGGTGGTAAAGGTGGTGCTGACTTTGATCCTAAAAACAAAACTGAGCAAGAAATCATGAACTTTTGTCAGAGCTTTATGATGGAGCTACAACGCCATATTGGCCCAAGTAAAGACGTTCCTGCTGGTGATATTGGTGTAGGTGGTAGAGAAATTGGCTATATGTATGGTCAATACAGAAGAATTCGCAACAGTTTTGAAAATGGTGTATTAACTGGTAAATCTCTAGAATCTGGTGGTAGCTTGATCCGCCCAGAAGCTACTGGTTATGGAGCTGTTTTTTTCTTAGATGAGATGCTTAAGCATAATGGCGAAACTATGGAAGACAAAACTATAGTAACTTCTGGTTATGGTAACGTTGCTTGGGGTGTATGTAAGAAAGTTGCTCAACTAGGTGGTAAAGTTGTTACTATCTCTGGTTCAAAAGGTTTTGTCCATGATCCTGAAGGTATCACAACAGAAGAAAAAATTGAGTTCTTGCTAAAAATCCGTAATGGTGAAAAAACTATGCAAGATTATGCTAAAGAATTTAATGCTAGTTGGCACCCAGGTGAGAAGCCTTGGGGTATAAAATCTGATATAGCTATCCCTGCAGCTACTCAAAATGAAATTGATGTTGAAGAAGCTAAGAAGCTTATTGAAGCTGGTGTTAAATACGTTGTTGAAGCTTCTAACATGCCTACTACTAACGAAGCCATCAAATTCTTAATGAAAAAAGGAATAAACTTAGCCCCTGGTAAGGCTGCTAACGCTGGAGGTGTAGCTGTTTCAGGTTTAGAAATGTCTCAAAATTCCGCTCGTCTATCTTGGACATCTGAAAAGGTAGAAGCTAAGTTACAGCAAATTATGGCTAATATTTTCCATGCTTGTAAGTTTGCCAGTAGTAAATATGACCTTGGCTATAATTTAGTCGCTGGTGCTAACCTTGCTGGTTTTGAAAAAGTAGCTGATGCTATGATTCAACAAGGCAGATATTAA
- a CDS encoding transposase encodes MLRKGDKMRYTKEFKDEAVKLCLQPDANRREIADNLGVKYKTICSWISKAMSNPQKEIKIDYKTQYQQLSFENTDLKKKLKQAETERKILKKAQRTLQSKICKVRLY; translated from the coding sequence GTGTTAAGAAAAGGAGACAAGATGAGATATACAAAAGAGTTTAAAGATGAAGCTGTTAAATTATGTTTACAACCAGATGCAAATAGACGAGAAATAGCAGATAATTTAGGGGTTAAATATAAAACCATTTGCAGTTGGATATCCAAAGCCATGTCAAACCCTCAGAAAGAAATAAAGATAGATTATAAAACGCAGTACCAGCAACTATCTTTTGAAAATACTGATTTGAAGAAAAAACTCAAACAGGCAGAAACAGAGCGTAAAATACTAAAAAAGGCACAGCGTACTTTGCAAAGCAAAATCTGTAAGGTACGCCTTTATTAA
- a CDS encoding IS3 family transposase: MGWKVTQPRVSKRMKLLGLHAKAARKHKKTTDSNHNKHVSDNLLEQNFTALSVNHRWVTDITYVPTQEGWLYLCVIIDLFSRSVIGWAMDSRMKADLVCNALNMAFFRRNFPSGVIIHSDKWSQYCSKQYQDIIKEPGYYQV; encoded by the coding sequence ATGGGTTGGAAAGTTACTCAACCTAGAGTATCTAAACGTATGAAATTACTTGGTTTACATGCTAAAGCGGCTCGTAAGCATAAGAAAACTACAGATTCTAACCACAACAAACATGTTTCTGATAATTTATTAGAACAAAACTTCACTGCTTTATCTGTAAATCATAGGTGGGTTACAGATATAACTTATGTACCTACACAAGAGGGGTGGCTGTATCTTTGTGTGATTATAGATTTATTCTCAAGATCAGTTATTGGTTGGGCAATGGATTCTAGGATGAAAGCGGATTTAGTTTGTAATGCTTTAAATATGGCATTCTTTAGAAGAAATTTTCCTAGTGGTGTGATTATACACTCTGATAAATGGTCACAGTACTGTAGCAAACAATATCAAGACATTATTAAAGAACCTGGCTACTATCAAGTATGA
- a CDS encoding IS3 family transposase — protein sequence MSSKGCCYDNAACESFFGTLKVELVHDERYKTREEAKLSIFEYIEAYYNTKRRHSTINYMTPYQFEYIMENEVVNCPKLTG from the coding sequence ATGAGCTCTAAAGGATGCTGTTACGATAATGCTGCTTGTGAAAGTTTCTTTGGAACTTTAAAAGTAGAGTTAGTACATGATGAAAGATATAAAACTAGAGAAGAAGCTAAACTATCAATATTTGAATATATTGAAGCTTACTATAATACAAAAAGGAGACATTCTACAATAAATTATATGACTCCATATCAATTTGAATATATAATGGAAAATGAAGTAGTAAACTGTCCCAAATTGACGGGGTAG
- a CDS encoding ArsR/SmtB family transcription factor: MKEELFDKKYNDITLLSKALSHPARVMILETLLQEEECVGDLVKRLPLAQATISQHLKELNKIDILCMKVEGKKNYYCINKEVFDELFKNFSNGVDDILKTSIS, translated from the coding sequence ATGAAAGAAGAACTATTTGATAAAAAATATAATGATATTACTCTATTGAGTAAGGCTTTATCTCATCCTGCGAGGGTCATGATTTTAGAAACACTTTTGCAAGAAGAAGAATGTGTAGGCGATTTAGTCAAACGCTTACCTCTTGCACAAGCAACTATATCTCAACATCTAAAAGAGTTAAATAAAATAGATATTTTATGTATGAAAGTAGAAGGAAAGAAAAATTATTACTGTATTAACAAAGAGGTGTTTGATGAATTATTTAAAAATTTTTCTAATGGGGTAGATGATATTTTAAAAACATCAATTAGCTAG
- a CDS encoding membrane lipoprotein, which yields MAGLISAMVLYFIFTFIRQQGVELNDQFKYTLYRLMIWGGVWAILFALPLSKNIFIKSSIIGLAVIFFNFLVLMPLSGKGIFASNAGVEVFIMNIVFNYLWAILAGLIYKTVAISK from the coding sequence ATGGCGGGTTTAATTAGTGCGATGGTATTGTATTTTATTTTTACTTTTATCCGACAACAAGGTGTTGAACTTAATGATCAGTTTAAGTATACGCTTTATAGACTAATGATATGGGGAGGAGTATGGGCGATACTATTTGCTTTACCTTTATCAAAGAATATTTTTATTAAAAGTTCAATTATAGGTTTAGCGGTTATTTTCTTTAATTTTTTAGTTCTTATGCCATTATCTGGTAAGGGTATTTTTGCATCAAACGCTGGTGTGGAAGTTTTTATTATGAACATAGTGTTTAACTATTTATGGGCAATATTAGCAGGTTTAATATATAAGACGGTTGCTATTAGTAAGTAG
- a CDS encoding GNAT family N-acetyltransferase encodes MFEYEVVKLSPSVEDYCMLRLKTGLSPKSVNAAEIARQNSWYGMHLKDKNKKTIGMGKIIGDGGCHFQVVDIAVLSEYQGKGLGKVIMADLIEYYTTNAPKTSYLNLIADGEAKYLYEKFGFKSTAPQSIGMYYKDSKTID; translated from the coding sequence ATGTTTGAATATGAAGTTGTTAAGCTTAGTCCATCTGTTGAAGACTATTGCATGCTGCGTTTAAAGACCGGTCTTAGCCCTAAATCAGTTAATGCTGCAGAAATTGCAAGACAGAATTCATGGTATGGGATGCATCTCAAAGATAAAAATAAAAAAACCATAGGGATGGGAAAAATTATTGGTGATGGAGGCTGTCACTTTCAGGTAGTCGATATAGCTGTGTTATCTGAATATCAAGGTAAGGGGCTAGGTAAAGTAATTATGGCAGATTTAATAGAATACTATACTACAAATGCGCCTAAGACATCTTATTTAAATTTAATAGCAGATGGTGAAGCCAAATACTTATATGAAAAGTTTGGTTTTAAATCAACAGCACCTCAAAGTATCGGAATGTACTATAAAGATTCAAAGACCATAGACTAA
- a CDS encoding DnaJ C-terminal domain-containing protein, giving the protein MADYYSLLGVGKDASDADLKKAYRRLAKKYHPDVNKEKGAEDKFKEIQTAYDVLGDKEKRKLYDTYGENWDKVQQGGFGGSPDGGFGGFSQGGGSQSFNFEDLGDVFGDLFGGGARGFSGAQPRARKGEDIDISLRLNAEDAIKGGKRSVSYSYQEDGANGVPTMQHKNVDVNIPAAIGNGKKLRVKGKGGVGVGANAPAGDLYIKIEVVDHKNYKVDKNDVYEHINIAPWEAALGTTLEIETPYGKKKMKVPEGSQSGRKMRIKSKGLGGGDFYIVYDVKLPLADTDDKKEFYKQMQEKMSFDPRA; this is encoded by the coding sequence ATGGCAGATTATTATTCTTTACTTGGAGTGGGTAAAGATGCTTCAGATGCTGATTTGAAAAAAGCATATAGAAGGTTAGCGAAGAAATATCATCCTGATGTTAATAAAGAAAAAGGGGCGGAAGATAAATTTAAGGAAATCCAAACAGCATATGATGTTTTAGGAGACAAAGAAAAAAGAAAGCTCTATGATACATATGGTGAGAATTGGGACAAAGTTCAGCAAGGTGGTTTTGGTGGCAGTCCTGACGGAGGCTTTGGTGGTTTCTCTCAGGGAGGTGGATCTCAAAGCTTTAACTTTGAAGATCTAGGTGATGTTTTTGGCGATCTTTTTGGAGGTGGAGCTAGAGGCTTTAGTGGTGCCCAACCAAGAGCTAGAAAAGGTGAAGATATTGATATATCGTTGCGGTTGAATGCAGAAGATGCCATAAAAGGTGGTAAGCGTTCAGTCTCTTACAGTTACCAAGAAGATGGAGCTAATGGTGTGCCTACGATGCAACACAAAAATGTTGATGTTAATATACCAGCTGCTATTGGAAATGGTAAAAAATTACGTGTCAAAGGTAAAGGTGGTGTAGGTGTTGGGGCAAATGCTCCAGCAGGTGATCTATATATAAAGATAGAAGTGGTGGATCACAAAAATTATAAAGTTGATAAAAATGATGTTTATGAGCATATAAATATCGCGCCATGGGAGGCAGCTTTAGGAACAACCTTAGAAATAGAGACTCCTTATGGTAAGAAAAAAATGAAAGTTCCAGAAGGGAGTCAGTCAGGTCGTAAAATGCGCATAAAAAGTAAAGGTCTTGGAGGAGGTGACTTCTATATAGTTTATGATGTTAAATTACCTCTTGCAGATACAGATGATAAAAAAGAATTTTATAAACAGATGCAAGAGAAAATGAGTTTTGATCCAAGGGCTTAA
- a CDS encoding DMT family transporter, producing MSIQRKAILALFVVTILWGATFPLIKISLAYISPGLFVAFRLGLSCLLFIPVIIKSNFKHKKYLLKVGAIFGSLEGLSFYFQTHGLYTISSSESAFLTALSVIMIPFIASIFKLDRLTIYSVIASLVSLLGIYALSGASFSNFTIGYLWSVLCALAYALSVVYLSYETRKNHNTEVFKDLRLLIILQIIFGIPIPLISDIPSMYLQLNYILLISLAFCSVTTIICYYLQNTYQKYLSMAEVAVIFSFEPIFATIFGRIINNEKIYLSTIAGGVLILASYFIIEIGNKKSKRQSN from the coding sequence ATGAGCATTCAAAGAAAAGCTATCTTAGCTCTTTTTGTAGTTACTATATTGTGGGGAGCTACTTTCCCTCTGATAAAAATTTCTCTAGCTTATATCTCACCAGGATTATTTGTGGCATTTAGACTGGGTCTTTCATGCCTACTCTTTATACCAGTCATTATAAAATCGAACTTTAAGCATAAAAAATATCTGCTAAAAGTTGGTGCTATTTTCGGATCATTAGAGGGTTTAAGCTTTTACTTTCAGACTCATGGCCTATATACAATATCATCAAGCGAATCTGCTTTTCTTACTGCGCTAAGTGTTATTATGATTCCTTTTATTGCTAGCATTTTCAAACTTGATCGTTTAACTATCTATAGCGTAATTGCATCACTTGTATCATTGTTAGGAATATATGCGCTTTCTGGAGCAAGTTTCAGTAACTTCACCATAGGGTATCTCTGGTCAGTATTATGTGCACTAGCTTATGCTTTATCTGTAGTCTATCTAAGCTATGAAACAAGAAAAAATCACAATACAGAAGTTTTCAAAGATTTACGCCTACTCATAATACTTCAAATTATTTTTGGTATACCTATTCCTCTTATTTCAGATATTCCATCAATGTATTTACAATTAAACTATATCCTATTAATTTCTCTGGCTTTTTGTTCAGTTACAACCATTATTTGCTACTACCTACAGAATACATACCAAAAATATTTAAGTATGGCTGAAGTAGCTGTAATATTCTCATTTGAACCTATCTTTGCCACTATTTTTGGTAGAATAATAAATAACGAAAAAATATATTTATCAACTATTGCTGGTGGAGTGCTTATACTTGCAAGTTATTTTATAATTGAGATAGGAAATAAAAAAAGCAAAAGGCAAAGTAATTAA
- a CDS encoding IS3 family transposase — protein sequence MSKKRVTYTADFKAKVIIELLEGDMTVNEIASKYDLLPKNVHNWKQQFLSNACLAFDKSSVVKEYKQEIDELRKDKDATSKELVEVIVERDFLMGKLKSLVSSNDRVNSVDTKLELPLNNQLKLLSVSKSVYYYTPISKFSSNDDIKLLNAIDLIHTKHPYYGTRSLVKLLNRLGFLVGRKLIKSAMELMGIKALYPKKKTTVINKQHNKYPYLLNVFKNETNQVVIDKANKVWSADITYIRLECGYAYLAAIIDWHSKKILAWKISNTMDTHLTTSVLKEALFKYGKPDIFNTDQGSQYTSNIHIQTLLDKKITISMDGKGRATDNICI from the coding sequence ATGAGTAAAAAAAGAGTAACGTATACAGCTGATTTTAAAGCTAAAGTAATTATAGAATTGCTAGAAGGCGATATGACAGTTAATGAGATAGCAAGTAAGTATGATTTACTTCCTAAAAACGTGCACAATTGGAAGCAGCAATTTTTATCTAATGCTTGCTTAGCATTTGATAAAAGCTCTGTTGTTAAGGAGTATAAGCAGGAAATAGATGAGCTTAGAAAAGATAAAGATGCAACAAGTAAAGAACTAGTCGAGGTAATAGTAGAGAGGGATTTTTTAATGGGAAAGCTAAAAAGCTTGGTATCATCAAATGATAGAGTAAACTCTGTAGATACTAAGCTAGAATTACCTTTAAATAATCAGCTTAAACTATTATCTGTATCTAAGAGTGTGTACTATTATACACCAATATCAAAATTTAGTAGTAATGATGATATTAAACTATTAAATGCAATAGATTTGATACATACTAAACATCCATATTATGGTACGAGAAGTCTAGTAAAGTTGCTAAATAGATTAGGATTTCTAGTTGGAAGGAAGCTAATCAAAAGTGCTATGGAATTAATGGGTATTAAGGCATTGTATCCTAAAAAAAAGACAACTGTCATTAATAAGCAACACAATAAATATCCATACTTACTTAATGTATTTAAAAATGAGACGAATCAGGTTGTTATAGATAAAGCTAATAAGGTATGGAGTGCTGATATCACGTATATTAGACTAGAATGTGGGTATGCATATTTAGCAGCCATAATAGATTGGCATAGCAAGAAAATACTAGCTTGGAAGATTTCTAATACTATGGATACACATCTAACAACTAGTGTGTTAAAAGAAGCGTTATTTAAATATGGTAAACCTGATATCTTTAACACTGATCAAGGTAGCCAGTACACATCTAACATTCATATCCAAACATTATTAGATAAAAAAATTACTATATCTATGGATGGTAAAGGTAGAGCAACTGATAACATTTGCATCTAA
- a CDS encoding IS3 family transposase, whose translation MVELRNDVDDYIDFYNNRRFHESINYKKPMEFYYDNLLEKRAA comes from the coding sequence ATTGTTGAACTAAGAAACGATGTGGATGATTATATCGATTTTTATAATAATAGAAGATTTCATGAGTCTATCAATTATAAAAAACCTATGGAATTTTATTACGATAACTTATTGGAAAAACGGGCGGCTTAG
- a CDS encoding amino acid permease has product MKKVSIVKQIGAVAIIAGTAVGAGMLGIPFAVAAVGFNYAVMALFLVWIIMYATALLIIEANISQPLGTDMDSIVSNILGKPGRVLNLVFYLLLLYSLLTAYIFMGGQLFKTYVFSWVELENINIAKVLFCLVFGFFIYKGIRVVFRVNEIFLSLKILAFLLFISFVAPSIQASLLEGGSLGGGYVLFAIPILVTSFGFHIVIPAIRNYFENDKVFKRTIAIGAFTPLLIYLVWVVATLGTISLYGQGGFVELSETGKTLAAAYDKLGQNSSLIFIKLFENFAIITSFLGVALALFSFNRDLYSIDTEKKIKKLLVLVITLVPPLIFAIYFVNSFIAALGYASIFVAVLLIVQPAIMVWVVRTKQLRNNFISKIYLMVILFSGVSIIGLQLLVAFDRLPHI; this is encoded by the coding sequence GTGAAGAAAGTTTCAATTGTAAAACAGATAGGAGCAGTAGCTATAATAGCTGGTACTGCAGTAGGAGCAGGGATGTTAGGTATCCCTTTTGCTGTAGCGGCAGTAGGCTTTAATTATGCAGTGATGGCTTTGTTTCTAGTTTGGATAATTATGTATGCAACAGCTTTACTAATTATTGAGGCAAATATATCTCAGCCTTTAGGTACAGATATGGATTCTATTGTTAGTAATATATTGGGTAAACCAGGTAGAGTATTAAATTTAGTTTTTTATTTATTACTACTATATTCTTTGCTTACTGCTTATATTTTTATGGGTGGTCAACTTTTTAAAACATATGTATTTAGTTGGGTTGAATTAGAAAATATTAATATAGCAAAAGTTTTATTTTGCCTAGTGTTTGGTTTTTTTATATATAAAGGTATTCGAGTTGTTTTTAGAGTTAATGAAATATTCTTAAGTTTGAAGATTCTAGCATTTTTATTATTTATATCCTTTGTTGCTCCTAGTATACAGGCTTCTCTTTTAGAGGGAGGTTCATTAGGTGGCGGATATGTTTTGTTTGCAATACCGATTCTTGTTACTTCATTTGGTTTTCATATTGTTATTCCTGCAATTAGAAATTATTTTGAAAATGACAAAGTTTTTAAAAGAACTATTGCAATAGGTGCATTTACGCCATTACTTATTTATTTGGTATGGGTTGTAGCTACTTTGGGTACTATAAGCTTGTATGGTCAAGGAGGGTTTGTTGAGCTTAGTGAAACAGGAAAAACATTAGCTGCAGCTTATGATAAACTAGGTCAAAATAGCTCACTAATTTTTATAAAACTATTTGAAAACTTTGCGATTATTACATCATTCTTAGGTGTTGCTCTAGCATTATTTTCCTTCAATAGGGATCTTTATAGTATTGATACTGAGAAAAAAATAAAAAAGCTTCTGGTTCTTGTTATAACGTTGGTACCACCTTTAATATTTGCAATATATTTTGTGAATAGTTTTATAGCAGCATTAGGCTATGCAAGTATATTTGTTGCAGTTTTACTAATAGTGCAACCAGCTATCATGGTTTGGGTCGTCAGAACAAAGCAATTAAGAAATAATTTTATAAGCAAAATATACCTTATGGTAATATTATTTAGTGGAGTAAGTATTATAGGATTGCAATTATTAGTAGCCTTTGATAGATTACCACATATATAA
- a CDS encoding RelA/SpoT family protein, giving the protein MQVIDSKLLDSDGQIKDGLLVSELKSFYIDDKFEIIAAALELLKIKSAESIRHPTGINSFLYAIEMAYVLFKIKADEESVSAGILYELYNFGDITDEEVEQATNVTVVKILQGARKMSAIRMYRSDNISFEQIDTFRKMLLTIIEDVRIVLVKIVDKLCTIRHLGSLNNKTQCVIARETLDIYAPLANRLGLGAIKWELEDRAFFFLQQNQYKEIAKELGVTRKQRESFLNDVIGQLKLALRKYGLDDAIQGRVKHIYSIYKKLKNKNYKNLDDLYDITAVRVVTDSIDECYKVLAEVNNLYSPIPEEFSDYIVNPKPNGYKSIHTVVHYQNQNIEVQIRTHKMHEESELGFAAHWRYKEGVKFDASYEARVAWLRSLLEWEREINDDDSDLTKELNKRLYIFTPANELIDLAEGSTVLDFAYSVHTMVGHRTKGAKLNGKIVPLTTKLSTGDKAEILTQKEPNPSKDWASEGLGYLSSARNRSRVIKWFNEQNKEDNIALGKDRLTKELRGYDLKEIDFIEVASKFNMKSSDSLFAAVENGTVRINSIVNHIIDTYSAGEKFIKKQPRIIAGKPKILKVLVSGFDDMKYELAKCCQPVYPDQIQGYMSVSKGVVIHTSNCPNLSHLKEKSPEKFIHVEWEKD; this is encoded by the coding sequence ATGCAAGTTATTGACTCTAAACTTTTAGACAGCGATGGTCAAATAAAAGATGGCCTCTTGGTCTCTGAGCTTAAAAGCTTTTACATTGATGATAAGTTTGAAATTATAGCTGCGGCACTAGAACTTTTGAAAATTAAGAGTGCTGAATCAATACGACACCCTACTGGAATTAATTCTTTTTTATATGCTATTGAAATGGCATATGTATTATTTAAAATTAAAGCTGATGAGGAATCTGTTTCGGCAGGTATACTCTATGAATTGTATAATTTTGGAGATATCACAGACGAAGAGGTAGAGCAGGCAACTAACGTTACCGTCGTTAAAATTTTACAAGGTGCTCGTAAGATGTCGGCTATTAGAATGTACCGTTCAGATAACATTTCTTTTGAACAAATTGATACATTTAGAAAAATGTTATTAACGATAATAGAAGATGTTAGGATTGTGCTAGTTAAAATTGTTGATAAGTTATGTACAATTCGTCATCTAGGATCTTTAAATAATAAAACTCAATGTGTTATTGCTCGTGAGACCTTAGATATCTATGCACCTTTAGCAAACAGGCTCGGACTGGGCGCTATAAAGTGGGAGCTTGAAGATAGAGCTTTTTTCTTTTTACAACAAAATCAATATAAAGAAATTGCTAAAGAATTAGGGGTGACTCGTAAGCAAAGAGAAAGTTTTTTAAATGATGTAATAGGACAATTAAAGTTAGCATTAAGAAAATATGGTTTAGATGATGCAATACAAGGAAGAGTTAAGCATATATACAGCATATATAAAAAGTTAAAAAATAAAAACTATAAAAATCTTGATGATTTATATGATATTACAGCGGTAAGGGTTGTAACAGATAGTATTGATGAGTGCTATAAGGTTTTAGCAGAGGTTAATAATCTTTACTCTCCAATCCCAGAAGAGTTTAGTGATTATATTGTAAATCCAAAGCCAAATGGTTATAAGTCGATACATACCGTTGTACACTATCAGAATCAAAATATTGAAGTGCAAATTAGAACCCATAAAATGCATGAAGAGTCAGAATTAGGATTTGCTGCCCACTGGCGTTATAAAGAAGGTGTTAAGTTTGATGCCTCATATGAAGCAAGAGTCGCATGGTTAAGATCTCTACTAGAGTGGGAAAGAGAGATTAACGATGATGATAGTGACCTCACTAAAGAGCTTAATAAAAGACTCTATATATTTACTCCAGCTAATGAGTTAATTGATCTGGCAGAAGGATCTACAGTTTTAGATTTTGCTTACTCTGTTCATACAATGGTTGGTCATCGTACTAAAGGAGCTAAGTTAAATGGTAAGATAGTACCATTAACAACTAAGCTAAGCACAGGAGATAAAGCCGAAATCTTAACTCAAAAAGAGCCAAATCCAAGTAAAGATTGGGCATCGGAAGGGCTAGGCTACTTGTCTTCAGCTCGTAATAGATCTAGAGTCATTAAATGGTTTAATGAACAAAATAAAGAGGATAATATAGCTCTTGGCAAAGATAGACTTACTAAAGAGCTTAGGGGCTATGATCTCAAAGAGATTGATTTTATAGAGGTTGCATCTAAGTTTAATATGAAAAGTAGTGATAGTTTATTTGCTGCTGTTGAGAATGGTACGGTAAGAATAAATAGTATAGTTAATCATATTATTGATACCTATTCAGCAGGAGAAAAATTTATTAAGAAACAGCCTAGGATTATAGCTGGCAAGCCAAAAATACTAAAAGTCCTAGTCTCAGGATTTGATGATATGAAGTATGAGTTGGCTAAATGTTGCCAACCTGTATACCCTGATCAAATACAAGGGTATATGAGTGTTTCGAAAGGCGTTGTGATACATACTTCTAACTGCCCTAATCTAAGCCACTTAAAAGAAAAAAGTCCAGAGAAGTTTATACATGTAGAGTGGGAAAAAGATTAA
- a CDS encoding DUF4124 domain-containing protein, with amino-acid sequence MSKFNKTILSLIFAMYCTSVFAENGISQVYSWRSETGNVVFSETKPSDDVDYKVIEVGKPTIINPRGKQGISNATTKTVNINQSDVQRLSNSALAEKNMQTLGNDNQNSDLEVKIISPKQDANIFNKEEHIPVVTVPEIPQDDKPIFVVNGSTIPAKYESGQWQIPRPTPGQVKLSIAGQTSSGMNIRSVNETTFFIKNGWYAQSVNTGIIKSKSN; translated from the coding sequence ATATCAAAATTTAACAAAACCATCTTAAGTTTGATATTTGCGATGTACTGTACTTCAGTTTTTGCGGAAAATGGAATATCTCAAGTCTATTCTTGGCGCTCAGAAACTGGAAATGTAGTTTTCTCAGAAACAAAGCCAAGTGATGATGTAGATTATAAAGTTATAGAAGTTGGTAAGCCTACAATCATAAATCCTAGAGGTAAACAAGGTATCTCCAATGCTACTACAAAAACAGTAAATATTAACCAATCCGATGTGCAAAGACTTTCAAATTCAGCTCTAGCTGAAAAAAACATGCAGACCTTGGGTAATGACAATCAAAACAGTGATTTAGAAGTCAAAATAATATCTCCTAAACAAGATGCTAATATCTTTAACAAGGAAGAACATATTCCGGTAGTTACAGTCCCTGAAATTCCACAGGACGATAAGCCTATATTTGTAGTAAATGGCTCAACAATACCAGCAAAATACGAAAGTGGTCAATGGCAAATACCACGACCAACTCCTGGACAAGTTAAATTAAGTATAGCAGGACAAACTTCAAGTGGAATGAATATTCGTTCAGTAAATGAGACTACATTTTTTATTAAAAATGGTTGGTATGCGCAATCAGTAAACACTGGCATAATAAAATCAAAATCTAATTAA